One stretch of Streptomyces sp. R21 DNA includes these proteins:
- a CDS encoding RidA family protein, translating to MIQRVTVPGLFPPPRYSHASVVEAGTKLAFLAGSVPLDGDGKLVGEGDPVRQAEQVLVNLGEQLRAVGSDLAHVVSTDVYVVGAEPGVLSAVWDVVEASGLSVGPHSSTLIGVACLGYTGQLVEITATAVVPA from the coding sequence ATGATCCAGCGCGTCACCGTCCCCGGTCTCTTTCCGCCGCCCCGTTACTCCCACGCGTCCGTGGTCGAAGCGGGGACGAAGCTGGCGTTTCTCGCCGGGTCCGTTCCGCTCGACGGTGACGGAAAGCTCGTAGGCGAAGGGGATCCGGTGCGGCAGGCCGAGCAGGTGTTGGTCAATCTGGGGGAGCAGTTGCGGGCGGTCGGGTCTGATCTGGCGCACGTCGTGTCGACCGATGTGTACGTCGTCGGGGCCGAGCCGGGGGTGCTGTCGGCCGTCTGGGATGTCGTCGAGGCGTCCGGGCTCAGTGTCGGGCCGCACTCGTCGACGCTGATCGGCGTGGCGTGTCTCGGGTATACCGGGCAGCTGGTGGAGATTACGGCGACCGCCGTCGTTCCCGCGTAA
- a CDS encoding nucleotidyltransferase domain-containing protein, which yields MPTLPDPAFLDDVSDRLAALPTVQAVALGGSRAQGTQTPHSDWDLAVYYRGDFDPADLRALGWQGEVSEIGAWGGGIFNGGAWLTIDDRRVDVHYRDLDVVEHELAEAEQGRFRIEPLMFHLAGIPSYLLVAELAINKALRGDLPRPAAYPQTLRKTAPDRWYGMATATLAYAKSGHAPKGALTQVAGAIAVAATQTAHAVLAARGEWVTNEKHLIERAGLREVDVFVGSLTPDPESLVRAVAGVESLLGQTMKASRQ from the coding sequence GTGCCCACCCTCCCTGACCCCGCCTTCCTCGACGACGTATCCGATCGCCTGGCCGCCCTCCCCACAGTCCAAGCCGTGGCCCTCGGCGGATCCCGCGCCCAGGGAACCCAAACGCCCCACAGCGACTGGGACTTGGCCGTGTACTACCGAGGCGACTTCGACCCCGCCGACCTGCGGGCCCTCGGCTGGCAGGGCGAGGTTTCGGAGATCGGTGCCTGGGGCGGAGGCATCTTCAACGGCGGCGCCTGGCTGACGATCGACGACCGCCGCGTGGACGTTCACTACCGAGACCTCGACGTCGTCGAACACGAACTCGCCGAGGCCGAGCAAGGCCGCTTCCGTATCGAGCCGTTGATGTTCCACCTGGCGGGCATCCCCAGCTACCTGCTCGTCGCCGAACTCGCGATCAACAAAGCGCTGCGGGGCGATCTCCCGCGCCCCGCCGCCTACCCGCAGACACTGCGCAAAACCGCCCCCGACCGCTGGTACGGCATGGCCACCGCAACTCTCGCGTACGCGAAGTCCGGCCACGCGCCCAAGGGCGCCCTCACTCAGGTCGCGGGCGCGATCGCAGTGGCCGCGACCCAGACGGCACACGCGGTGCTGGCAGCGCGAGGGGAGTGGGTCACCAATGAGAAGCACCTCATCGAGCGGGCGGGGCTGCGTGAAGTCGACGTATTCGTAGGGAGTTTGACTCCAGATCCGGAAAGCCTGGTGCGGGCGGTGGCTGGGGTCGAGTCGCTGCTGGGACAAACCATGAAGGCATCTCGGCAGTGA
- a CDS encoding DUF6177 family protein has protein sequence MTKDVIALTEKMPDPVTVLAGLYAGGPDLRINTLADGAVTQLCTPAGHPLVSVEVPLLLQVPGEVTRLLGPHTQAPGTPLWWTEARASTALAEAESLAGSFAGRLATVLDGTVWPPEAAHTDVVPLGAETIAATAPDATPPAVDVLTDRAALVIQDRPFIAMTSWLSDALSTAIKTGRALQIVTPPHTRLTLPTRTALGGHPHRWVVQHSPTGYYDGLSGAELHWTDGAFTPVKNTDGTTRGADAFTSPSNNPTAQGEQQLLLCFRTLHPATENLLLGTALETAFQHLTGMAPAGWSTAEPINLPWSTRQLTELARARAQRSTPTWLIAIGAPEHPAIATTRIAHTPAGIEEHITLALGYGPEEAVPLTALPDLAETLAVRHGLTSLLTTLRTARRDLTVPPHLELPPLPVSFTLGPDPVGDIGLPHAEDPSLTPVPIRLGPVTAPALHYRLGDGTDPEAWTRLQQLNQHLASGVRRSAS, from the coding sequence GTGACCAAGGACGTCATCGCCCTCACCGAGAAAATGCCCGACCCGGTCACCGTGCTCGCAGGCCTCTACGCAGGCGGCCCCGACCTGCGCATCAACACCCTCGCCGACGGCGCCGTCACCCAGCTCTGCACGCCCGCCGGCCACCCCCTGGTCTCCGTCGAGGTACCCCTCCTGCTCCAGGTCCCCGGCGAGGTCACCCGCCTGCTCGGCCCGCACACGCAGGCCCCCGGCACTCCCCTGTGGTGGACCGAAGCCCGCGCCAGCACCGCCCTGGCGGAGGCCGAGAGCCTGGCCGGCTCCTTCGCCGGGCGCCTGGCGACCGTCCTGGACGGCACGGTCTGGCCCCCCGAGGCCGCCCACACCGACGTCGTGCCCCTCGGTGCGGAAACCATCGCAGCCACAGCGCCGGACGCCACACCCCCGGCCGTCGACGTCCTCACCGACCGGGCGGCCCTCGTCATCCAGGACCGCCCGTTCATCGCCATGACAAGCTGGCTGTCCGACGCACTGAGCACCGCCATCAAGACCGGTCGCGCCCTGCAAATCGTCACCCCGCCCCACACCCGCCTCACGCTGCCCACCCGCACCGCCCTGGGCGGGCACCCCCACCGCTGGGTCGTCCAGCACTCCCCCACCGGCTACTACGACGGCTTGTCCGGCGCCGAACTCCACTGGACCGACGGAGCCTTCACCCCGGTCAAGAACACCGACGGCACGACCCGTGGCGCGGATGCCTTCACATCCCCGAGCAACAACCCCACAGCACAGGGCGAACAGCAACTCCTGCTCTGCTTCCGCACTCTCCACCCCGCCACCGAGAACCTTCTTCTCGGTACCGCCCTGGAGACCGCATTCCAGCACCTCACCGGCATGGCACCCGCCGGATGGTCGACCGCCGAACCCATCAACCTCCCCTGGTCCACACGCCAGTTGACGGAACTGGCCCGCGCCAGAGCCCAAAGGTCAACCCCGACCTGGCTCATCGCGATCGGCGCACCCGAACACCCCGCCATCGCCACCACCCGCATCGCCCACACCCCCGCCGGCATCGAGGAACACATCACCCTCGCTCTCGGCTACGGCCCCGAAGAAGCCGTGCCGCTGACCGCACTCCCCGACCTCGCCGAAACCCTCGCCGTCAGGCACGGCCTGACCTCCCTGCTCACCACGCTGCGCACCGCACGGCGCGACCTGACCGTCCCGCCACACCTCGAACTCCCGCCCCTCCCCGTGTCCTTCACCCTCGGCCCCGATCCCGTAGGCGACATTGGTCTCCCCCACGCCGAGGACCCATCCCTCACGCCGGTCCCGATCCGCCTGGGCCCCGTAACCGCACCGGCCCTCCACTACCGCCTCGGCGACGGCACCGACCCCGAGGCCTGGACCAGGCTTCAGCAGCTCAACCAGCACCTGGCGAGCGGGGTCAGGCGGTCAGCAAGCTGA
- the eccCb gene encoding type VII secretion protein EccCb: protein MTQQQIHRPARSTRPLSPAAPRVIEPPPNLPEGSTGRAATALLPMAGVMSSVVMMTVIRNSQFAGLGAIVLVVALLGGVALFLSQRGKAQRTRRTQRERYLEYVEEQREQLGVVERELRDQARLLNPPPQALYDVVRDPARLWERRRTDSDFLRVRLGVGDVPVQELVIGQNSAGGVLTPPDPFMLNEARALQHRFTTAPDVPLTAGLDRAGNVSIVGDRDGVLNVARALLIQAAVTHAPDDAAFALAVPGDQLAQWEWAKWLPHVLDLQGQSGPVAARRIAPDLAQLAAQCTVDLRRRASYAAEVRRGLADRGALRLADRLLVVSDTHGRTAAELPRPDQAVGLADMGITVLHLLEQQIHEPDQVSVRITVDGDRVTVEDLGTPDALPGRGVADLVTVPGAEGLARLLAPLRLSAESATEGTPVSGPVDFPTLLGIDDPAALDLAQLWAPRGERDFLRVPIGLNDRHQPVLLDLKESSELGMGPHGLCVGATGSGKSELLRTLVLALVATHSPEDLAMVLVDYKGGATFAPFTELPHVAGVITNLENEAGLVERVHTSLAGEVKRRQQVLKEAGNVADIGHYAALRATRRPDLEPLPHLFVVIDEFGELLTAKPDFIDLFLSIGRIGRSIGVHLLLSSQRIESGKLKGLDTYLSYRLGLRTFSADESRTVLDTTDAFHLPPLPGFGYLKVDTSTYERFKAGFVSGAYRGPTRRDGSRTEPLARTYPAFTPHPSPTETVVESPTMRDRETGSTVMSTMVDQLAVAAPPVRRIWLPPLSDALTLHQAAGPVRASARGLRLAADQGVLRVPLGVLDDPARQWQGPWVHDLNTAGGHTAVIGGPQSGKTTLLRTLALSLALTHTPNEVAIYGLDLTGGGLSALSGLPHVGGIASRADHERAARTVAEVRTMLHQREEVFRAHGIDSVDQLRALRSAGRLTELGSTDVVLLIDGFGALREEFDDLDDSVADLLKRGGGYGIHVVAGMLRWNDVRIATQSMFGSRIELRLNDPADSSIDRKLSETLGLDTPGRVLTDGKLFAHAALPRIDGQASPIRLGDALDEAARTLRATWHGELAPPVRVLPTALDATRLPSPAAEPTRIPLGLDQDALAPALLDLFGTDQHLLILGDNECGKTNLLKLIATQLVQRHSDQQLVFGVFDPRRGLRGVVPEPYRGGYAHNAKLAAALATGIATELEKRLPETADPDALTLEPAFAGPRIVILVDDYDILTTAGQQPLAPFLPHISSAQDIGLHFVVARRVAGASRALYDPFLTTLRETGTTALLMTGDRTEGQLFPGLYASPQPPGRGTLVRRGRHHQLIQTALTHAPEETGHS, encoded by the coding sequence GTGACCCAGCAGCAGATCCACCGTCCGGCCCGTTCCACCCGCCCGCTGTCCCCCGCCGCTCCGCGCGTCATCGAGCCGCCACCGAATCTGCCCGAGGGCAGTACCGGCCGGGCGGCGACCGCGTTGCTGCCGATGGCCGGGGTGATGAGTTCGGTGGTCATGATGACGGTCATCCGTAACAGCCAGTTCGCCGGGCTCGGCGCGATCGTCCTGGTCGTGGCCCTGCTCGGCGGGGTGGCCCTGTTCCTGTCCCAGCGGGGCAAGGCTCAGCGCACCCGCCGCACGCAGCGCGAACGCTATCTGGAGTACGTGGAGGAACAGCGCGAACAACTCGGGGTGGTTGAACGGGAGTTGCGAGATCAGGCACGGCTGCTGAATCCACCGCCACAGGCCCTGTACGACGTGGTGCGCGATCCGGCACGTCTGTGGGAACGCCGGCGCACGGACTCCGACTTCCTGCGCGTGCGCCTCGGCGTCGGTGACGTGCCCGTGCAGGAGCTGGTCATCGGGCAGAACTCGGCCGGAGGCGTGCTCACCCCGCCGGATCCCTTCATGCTGAACGAGGCACGCGCCCTGCAGCACCGCTTCACCACCGCACCGGACGTTCCGCTCACCGCCGGCCTGGACCGCGCGGGCAACGTCAGCATCGTCGGCGACCGGGACGGCGTACTCAACGTGGCCCGGGCTCTGCTGATCCAGGCCGCGGTCACCCACGCGCCGGACGATGCGGCGTTCGCCCTGGCGGTGCCGGGCGACCAGCTGGCGCAGTGGGAGTGGGCCAAGTGGCTGCCCCATGTCCTCGACCTCCAGGGGCAGTCCGGGCCGGTGGCCGCACGGCGGATCGCACCGGACCTCGCCCAGCTCGCCGCGCAGTGCACCGTTGATCTGCGCCGCCGCGCTTCCTATGCCGCCGAGGTACGCCGCGGCCTGGCCGACCGCGGCGCACTCCGACTCGCCGACCGGCTCCTCGTCGTCAGCGACACCCACGGCCGGACCGCCGCCGAACTGCCGCGCCCGGACCAGGCCGTGGGCCTGGCCGACATGGGAATCACCGTCCTGCACCTGCTGGAACAGCAGATACATGAACCGGACCAGGTCAGCGTGCGGATCACCGTCGACGGCGACCGGGTCACGGTCGAAGACCTGGGCACCCCCGACGCCCTGCCCGGCCGGGGTGTCGCGGACTTGGTCACCGTGCCCGGCGCGGAGGGCCTGGCCCGGCTGCTCGCGCCGCTGAGACTCTCGGCAGAGTCGGCGACCGAGGGCACTCCGGTCTCCGGCCCGGTGGACTTTCCCACTCTGCTGGGCATCGACGACCCGGCCGCCCTCGACCTGGCACAGCTATGGGCGCCGCGTGGGGAAAGGGACTTCCTGCGTGTGCCAATCGGCCTCAACGACCGCCACCAGCCGGTCCTGTTGGACCTGAAGGAGTCCTCCGAACTGGGCATGGGCCCGCACGGACTGTGCGTGGGCGCGACCGGCTCGGGCAAGAGCGAACTGCTGCGCACCCTGGTGCTCGCCCTTGTGGCCACGCACTCCCCGGAAGACCTGGCGATGGTGCTGGTCGACTACAAGGGCGGCGCCACCTTCGCGCCCTTCACCGAACTTCCGCACGTGGCCGGGGTGATCACCAATCTGGAGAACGAGGCCGGACTCGTCGAACGCGTCCACACCAGCCTCGCCGGGGAGGTCAAACGCCGCCAACAGGTCCTCAAGGAAGCCGGGAACGTCGCCGACATCGGCCACTATGCGGCACTACGCGCGACACGACGGCCCGACCTGGAACCGCTGCCGCACCTGTTCGTCGTCATCGACGAGTTCGGCGAACTACTCACCGCCAAACCGGACTTCATCGACCTGTTCCTCTCGATCGGCCGCATCGGCCGCTCGATCGGCGTCCATCTGCTGCTGTCCAGCCAGCGCATCGAATCCGGCAAGCTCAAAGGCCTGGACACCTATCTTTCCTACCGGCTGGGCCTGCGGACCTTCTCGGCCGACGAGTCCCGTACGGTCCTCGACACCACCGACGCCTTCCATCTGCCGCCACTGCCGGGCTTCGGCTATCTGAAGGTCGACACCTCCACGTACGAGCGCTTCAAGGCAGGCTTCGTCTCCGGCGCCTACCGCGGCCCCACCCGGCGCGACGGCTCCAGGACCGAACCCCTCGCCCGGACGTATCCCGCCTTCACACCCCACCCCTCGCCCACCGAGACCGTGGTCGAGTCGCCGACGATGCGGGACCGCGAGACGGGCTCGACCGTCATGTCCACCATGGTCGATCAACTCGCCGTCGCCGCGCCGCCGGTGCGCCGCATCTGGCTACCCCCGCTCAGCGACGCCCTCACACTCCACCAGGCAGCAGGCCCGGTGCGGGCCTCCGCACGCGGCCTGCGCCTCGCCGCCGACCAAGGCGTGCTCCGCGTGCCACTCGGGGTCCTGGACGATCCGGCCCGCCAATGGCAGGGGCCGTGGGTGCACGACCTGAACACCGCGGGCGGTCACACGGCGGTCATCGGCGGCCCGCAGTCCGGCAAGACGACGCTGCTGCGCACCCTCGCGCTCTCCCTGGCCCTCACCCACACGCCGAACGAAGTCGCCATCTACGGCCTCGACCTGACCGGCGGCGGTCTGTCCGCGCTGTCCGGCCTGCCACACGTCGGCGGGATCGCGTCCCGCGCCGACCACGAGCGGGCGGCCCGCACCGTCGCCGAGGTCCGCACCATGCTCCACCAGCGCGAAGAGGTCTTCCGCGCCCACGGCATCGACTCCGTCGACCAACTGCGCGCGCTGCGGTCGGCAGGCAGGCTCACCGAGCTCGGGTCGACCGACGTGGTGCTGCTCATCGACGGATTCGGCGCCCTGCGCGAGGAGTTCGACGACCTGGACGACTCCGTCGCGGACCTGCTCAAGCGCGGCGGGGGCTACGGCATCCACGTCGTGGCCGGCATGCTGCGCTGGAACGACGTGCGCATCGCCACCCAGTCGATGTTCGGCAGCCGGATCGAGCTGCGCCTCAACGACCCCGCCGACTCCTCCATCGACCGCAAACTGTCGGAAACCCTCGGCCTGGACACCCCGGGCCGGGTACTGACCGACGGCAAGCTCTTCGCGCACGCCGCACTGCCCCGCATCGACGGCCAGGCCTCCCCCATCCGGCTGGGCGATGCCCTGGACGAGGCGGCCCGCACCCTCCGCGCCACCTGGCACGGCGAACTCGCGCCCCCTGTAAGGGTTTTGCCCACCGCGCTGGACGCCACCCGGTTGCCCTCACCGGCCGCCGAACCGACCCGTATCCCTCTCGGCCTGGACCAGGACGCCCTCGCCCCCGCCCTCCTCGACCTGTTCGGCACCGACCAGCACCTGCTGATCCTCGGCGACAACGAGTGCGGCAAGACCAACCTGCTCAAGCTCATCGCCACGCAGCTCGTGCAGCGCCACTCGGACCAGCAGCTGGTCTTCGGCGTCTTCGACCCGCGCCGCGGCCTGCGCGGTGTGGTCCCGGAGCCGTACCGCGGCGGCTACGCCCACAACGCCAAACTCGCCGCCGCCCTCGCCACCGGCATCGCGACCGAACTGGAAAAACGCCTGCCGGAAACCGCCGACCCCGACGCGCTCACCCTGGAGCCCGCCTTCGCCGGACCGCGCATCGTCATCCTCGTCGACGACTACGACATCCTGACCACCGCCGGCCAGCAACCCCTCGCTCCGTTCCTGCCCCACATCTCCTCCGCGCAGGACATCGGCCTGCACTTCGTCGTGGCCCGCCGGGTCGCCGGAGCCTCCCGCGCCCTGTACGACCCCTTCCTCACCACCCTGCGCGAAACCGGCACCACCGCCCTGCTGATGACCGGTGACCGCACCGAAGGCCAGCTCTTCCCCGGCCTGTACGCCTCCCCACAGCCCCCCGGCCGCGGCACCCTCGTCCGCCGCGGCCGCCACCACCAACTCATCCAGACCGCCCTCACCCACGCCCCCGAAGAAACCGGACACTCGTGA
- the eccD gene encoding type VII secretion integral membrane protein EccD yields MSRVTLVGERRRVDLVLPSQEPVGLLLPEVMRLLDDQVGSRPELRHLVGADGSALALDGTLESAGVADGAVLRLVRAEDAPSAPVVHDVADEAAADVDTRAWTWRPEVRQVVAGAATVLWTLTAGVLAQGEFAPSAVGSGLLALAVVSALGGALLGRVRKYPLAATLIVAGAALGVLGVWSLGDAYAWPGAGRLAGVSAVAIVALMLLGWFSPLGRGGLVGAAALVGAVVCWEAALAVQSDGGTVSPTARAAALSAVVSAVVLGVLPRLALMVSGLSGLDDRRSGGSSVSRYQVSSALAATHRGLALATLVMAVSAAAAGVLLLGSVSVWTAGLAVAVTVVLALRARAFPLTVEVTVLLASAAAVAVRLVWAWLEHSGAAGPLAALVLLALVPLAVLAVRPAEHLRVRLRRFGDVLESVGVIALFPLVIGVFGVYGRLLDTFA; encoded by the coding sequence TTGAGTCGGGTCACGTTGGTGGGTGAGCGGCGGCGGGTCGACCTCGTGCTCCCCTCCCAGGAGCCGGTGGGGCTGCTGCTGCCCGAGGTGATGCGGCTGCTGGACGACCAGGTCGGCAGCCGCCCGGAGTTGCGGCATTTGGTGGGTGCGGACGGGTCGGCATTGGCGCTGGACGGCACGTTGGAGTCGGCGGGTGTGGCCGATGGTGCGGTGTTGCGGCTGGTGCGGGCGGAGGACGCGCCGTCGGCCCCGGTGGTGCATGACGTCGCCGATGAGGCTGCCGCTGATGTGGATACGCGTGCGTGGACCTGGCGGCCAGAGGTGCGGCAGGTGGTGGCGGGGGCGGCCACGGTGTTGTGGACGCTGACGGCCGGCGTGCTCGCCCAGGGCGAGTTCGCACCGTCCGCCGTGGGGTCAGGGCTGCTCGCTCTCGCCGTCGTGTCGGCTCTGGGCGGTGCTCTGTTGGGGCGGGTGCGGAAGTATCCGTTGGCTGCCACGCTCATCGTCGCGGGCGCCGCACTGGGTGTGCTCGGCGTCTGGTCCCTGGGCGATGCGTACGCGTGGCCCGGGGCGGGGCGGCTGGCCGGTGTCAGTGCGGTCGCGATCGTGGCATTGATGCTCTTGGGCTGGTTCTCGCCGTTGGGACGGGGCGGCCTGGTCGGTGCGGCCGCGCTCGTCGGGGCCGTCGTGTGCTGGGAGGCGGCGCTTGCGGTGCAGTCGGACGGCGGGACGGTCTCGCCGACGGCTCGTGCGGCCGCTCTGTCGGCGGTGGTGTCCGCCGTCGTGCTGGGGGTGCTGCCGCGGCTTGCGTTGATGGTCTCCGGTTTGTCGGGCCTGGACGACCGGCGCTCGGGCGGATCCTCGGTGAGCCGCTATCAGGTGTCCTCGGCGCTCGCGGCCACCCATCGTGGCCTGGCGCTCGCCACCCTCGTCATGGCGGTTTCGGCTGCGGCGGCAGGGGTGCTGCTGCTCGGTTCGGTCTCGGTGTGGACAGCAGGATTGGCCGTGGCCGTCACCGTGGTGCTCGCGTTGCGGGCGCGCGCGTTCCCGCTGACCGTCGAGGTGACGGTGCTCCTGGCCTCGGCCGCGGCGGTGGCCGTACGTCTGGTGTGGGCATGGCTGGAGCACTCCGGAGCGGCGGGACCGCTGGCCGCGCTGGTGTTGCTGGCGCTGGTGCCCCTGGCCGTGCTGGCGGTGCGGCCCGCCGAGCACCTACGGGTGCGGCTGCGCAGGTTCGGGGATGTGCTGGAGTCTGTCGGTGTGATCGCCCTGTTCCCGTTGGTGATCGGGGTGTTCGGTGTGTACGGGCGTCTGCTCGACACCTTCGCGTAG
- a CDS encoding pentapeptide repeat-containing protein: MKRIVRIMPPDAEAAAALQEWVEQADTLLDVSGLNVSQADLSGADLAMGLLTQANLRGAKLVGTELYRAHLEGAQLDGADLTGASLVKVELDEASLQGTILDGADLGSTDLWAVDARSARFRGAKLDGASLIDVRLEGADLTNASVLETSLKAVLDESTIVQGLSGTVFGPAVINQAGVRQEINGQDLQQWLNSRGAKVRVLNPLSEEITYYAKFSEGYSRSNPQGIVRRRVVDGVPHDEAFTRNLRWEPTEYLRLYELGHNEVDHVEISETEAASFIDEVTRENT; the protein is encoded by the coding sequence GTGAAACGAATCGTCCGGATAATGCCACCCGACGCGGAAGCCGCTGCGGCGCTACAAGAGTGGGTCGAGCAAGCGGACACACTTCTGGACGTTTCGGGGCTCAATGTCTCTCAGGCCGACTTGTCGGGCGCGGATCTGGCCATGGGACTCCTGACGCAAGCCAACCTTCGGGGCGCGAAGCTTGTCGGTACCGAGCTCTATCGGGCGCACCTCGAAGGAGCTCAGCTTGACGGGGCGGATCTCACAGGGGCATCGCTGGTCAAAGTCGAACTTGATGAAGCCTCTCTCCAGGGAACCATCCTGGACGGGGCCGACCTGGGCAGTACCGATCTCTGGGCGGTCGATGCCCGCTCAGCCCGTTTCCGGGGAGCGAAGCTCGATGGCGCTTCGCTGATTGACGTCCGGCTGGAGGGCGCCGATCTCACCAACGCTTCAGTACTCGAAACCTCATTGAAAGCAGTGCTGGACGAGAGCACGATCGTTCAGGGGCTTTCCGGCACCGTCTTCGGCCCAGCGGTCATCAATCAAGCGGGTGTGCGCCAGGAAATCAACGGACAGGACCTCCAGCAGTGGCTGAACAGCCGCGGAGCGAAGGTAAGGGTCCTCAATCCCCTCTCCGAAGAAATCACCTACTACGCGAAGTTCAGCGAGGGATACTCGCGCAGTAATCCTCAAGGCATTGTCCGGCGCCGCGTCGTGGACGGTGTACCACATGACGAGGCATTTACCAGAAACCTGCGCTGGGAGCCGACCGAGTACCTGCGGCTCTATGAGCTCGGGCACAACGAAGTGGACCACGTGGAAATCAGCGAAACGGAAGCGGCCTCATTCATCGACGAGGTCACAAGAGAGAACACCTAG
- a CDS encoding DUF6507 family protein yields the protein MPKWNIDPAGVEVVLSRVGDVMTTLNDIVEAYGTDVEQAALWAGTLTSEATNGKTPIAGLVGSALVEFVEGTASELQFVGERTGKSVNGAIEATVAYQQGDLAMAAHVQHEAAGVVEDRLDIADLKRGNR from the coding sequence ATGCCGAAGTGGAATATCGATCCGGCCGGTGTGGAGGTGGTCCTGTCGCGGGTGGGCGATGTGATGACCACGCTGAACGACATCGTGGAGGCCTACGGCACGGACGTGGAGCAGGCCGCGCTCTGGGCCGGGACGCTCACCTCCGAAGCCACAAACGGAAAGACGCCGATCGCCGGGTTGGTGGGGTCGGCGTTGGTTGAGTTCGTCGAGGGCACCGCGAGCGAGCTGCAGTTCGTCGGCGAGCGGACCGGCAAGTCGGTCAACGGCGCGATCGAGGCGACCGTGGCCTACCAGCAGGGCGACCTCGCGATGGCCGCGCACGTGCAGCATGAGGCGGCCGGCGTGGTGGAGGACCGGCTGGATATCGCGGATCTGAAGCGGGGCAATCGGTGA
- a CDS encoding pore-forming ESAT-6 family protein — protein sequence MGQNQDRRSYDTGASTEVQGSLQGVIGQLERVLGDRDRAVKAAMGDFTADGVSEEYHGKEVRWNHAANEVRDIIRLVRSTLEHNDGTAQSTMGKARAAVDNIG from the coding sequence ATGGGTCAGAACCAGGACCGTCGATCGTACGACACCGGAGCCTCCACCGAGGTGCAGGGCAGTCTGCAGGGCGTCATCGGCCAGTTGGAGCGGGTACTTGGTGACCGCGACCGCGCCGTGAAGGCCGCGATGGGCGACTTCACGGCGGACGGCGTCTCCGAGGAGTACCACGGCAAGGAAGTCCGCTGGAACCACGCTGCCAACGAGGTCCGCGACATCATCCGGCTGGTGCGCTCCACGCTTGAGCACAACGACGGGACCGCGCAGTCGACCATGGGCAAGGCACGCGCGGCCGTCGACAACATCGGCTGA